The Hevea brasiliensis isolate MT/VB/25A 57/8 chromosome 9, ASM3005281v1, whole genome shotgun sequence nucleotide sequence ccaactctaaggcccatttgggcccaatatcaagaaaacaaacggacagagtccgccataaaatggactttccaatggGGAGTTTTcactcacccgactgtaaacacaataaacaatccattggggagctcaccaccctccacatactcatcaacataataataaatgggagctcactcctcatccaatccatcaaacagacttaaaatattaagtttacagtccaacatgaatataatattacgcatcaatttcaaataattactactaacacatgcgaaattctaggagtaattaaaattacacaatattgataaacaacctacgAGGTAAAAAGGCAAAGTTAACCTaacaaaatatcctcccgtggcctgtaaaaatttttgaacagagtgagcgctcACTcgtagagtaaaatatcaatcttaactataatctctataactatcaaaCTAATCCAActcagagtgaaatgcaacatcaacaacattttcacatcataacatcaaaaaggtaatttggagcactcacacaccctgtagtatcaatcataacatatgggagctgatcccctatacagctctcttatatCCAACCtgatgccagcgaattactcaagctcggacttccacttaataaccaaatcgagggtcccagcgaattactcaagccgtgactacctcaAGGATCGTCcaacaattactcaagccgtgactaccccgtcctatccatagtccacaccacatcacacgcacgccaacgcacgcacactgctccaaattaccacaacaacatccatggcacatcaacagttatgaatgcaacataaatcgtgcctagagtttaactacataaatatatgcatataagtgatgcatgggcatgcttgaacatataataatatcgaaattacaattaaaattaatattctactcacagacttgacgatggtcactgaggcggctgggcggaggaagaaggctgtcccggctcacctgacaatttttattacaatcatttaataaatttgactcaatacaaacaaagaaaaagaccaatacgtcctaagtcgtgccgaaaatccgagaatctccctatacctaggacctacccaacttgcaaaagggctcaaaatacacttctatactcacaatccatatatccacaactcaatcacatcacaatatgtaaaatttcaatttagtccctataattgaacatttttgcaaaaactgcccaaataaactctaaaaattataaaactctgccctgcggtccttagaaatattactaagctattgcaaaaagaatcgtaattttataagctaccacgaatattttatggattttcaattctatttaagcactagaaaattatgaaaaagtaaggttcggtttacctttgccgattccgacttgaacgcgggatgcccgacaatggtggggtagccaaaacttcgatccaattcgagacttttccagaatgGTCTGTttagccggaaattcacagatccggacaactgtcgaatttccgcgaattgagatacctacacgaagcccaataataatatataaaaaatcaggggtgttacataaaaagcagtttgaaaaaagttattttattgttttaatgttattatgattaaaatttattaaatttaattttaaattatttttttaatactctctaattaatatatttaaaagatGATTTGCTTAATACGCTTTTAACAACAATATTAAATGATCCTAAATCTTCTCTATATGTGGATATATAtacttaatcaattaattaattaaaaattataataggtTTCATGCATCAATGTGTGTTAATAATTTCTATGTAGATAAGAATTTACCATCTTTACATTATACTATATGTAATTAACCCACAATCAAAGCAAGTGAAGTGATGACTGGTGCTAAAATAATTGCCTTCTTCATGTGAGTGTCCATTGTCTTCATTTGAAGTATGGtgttaacccaagaagaaatgtGTGATGTCATTTTCAAAGAGCCCTAATATTTTATGCCAAAAACtttactttaaaaaaattaaatatctaCAATTAAAActatctttaatttaatttacatatattaaaataaattttttaaaaaaattttatgaatatATTTCTTGATATTGATTTGatgtatttaaaattattattttaaatttacatcCTTATTAATTAGACGAATCAATgtattttttttagatttttttttattacttatcATTAGACTAATTTAGATATACAATTTGTAATTTTCATTAGAGAATACCCAAAAAATAGAAGATTTATTTGATAAAATCGATATATATAAAACAATTCACTATAAGCATTGATTATATTGAAATTTACATAAAATTCACTATAATTTATTATTACAATAAAATCAAAACCGTTGTATATACATTTGcttcataatataattttaatctaCCTCAGAGCTAGAATACATGAGCTTGAGAATTAGAATGAAAATGTTTGACAAGTATGGGTTTTTCTAACTAAACAATGAGCAGCCCAATAGCCCTACGTCTTTGTAAAGAGAGCTTTTTGCCAAATCCATGTtggaacccaaaaaaaaaaattaccgttGCATGGTGAATTTTGCCACCTTAGAATAGTTTGTTATTAGGAGCttgtaatatttaatttaattgaataaattaaattgaatcattttaatttagtaatttaatttaatttttaaaattatttaatttgatttgattttaaattttataaatttaaattattttgatttagaTTAATTTTATCGAGGAAAAAATCAgttaaatcaaattaaactaaattactttataaaaaaatttatgtattatatttattttgtgtatataaattatttaatttaattgatcaatagttattaggttcaaactaaaattaaaatcagattaaataatttaaaaatcaattataaataaaaaactcatcaaaacttaaaaATCAATTTATTCAAATCAAACTAAAGTGAATTAAAGTAATTTAGTTtcgtttatttttttatatttttatttaatttaatttttaaattataataatttaattaatttaattttaaaaattttactcGATTTGAATTGAACGCTCAATGCTTTACGCTGTAATGTTTACCGCTATATGAGCAGCggtaatttaaatgaaaaaaataaaataaaagaaacggTGGCAAGGGTAGGAGGGAGCGTCAAATCCTTTATCATTAGTATAACCAGCGGAATAGGCGATAAGATACAACGCCTATAGTTTGCCAATTGGCATAGTTATTGACTTCTCTAAACGTGGCAATGTTCACCATCACATAtaaagaataatattttttttttcatacaaGTTTGGTAAAAATTCATGTCATGTAAGATGGTTTACACGAAATAATAAGTTGATGTTAAATAAATATGTACATATgatgaatttcaaaaaattataacttgatagttatttttataaaaaaattttaataattatattcatatatttattaattttttattattttgccaTTTCATGAAGTGTTAACATATGGTATCACAGTTTCATGGTATAAGTTTTGTAAATAAAAAGGTAAGGATAAGAGAAATAAGACTTAGAAAGTAGAAGAAAGCTCATGAGCTaccttattaatttaaatatgacTAAAGATCTGAAAATTAGAGATAAATTTATATACctgtttattatattttaaaggttaaaattatttttctaaataaaaatattattttgatattattaaaaaaaataattttaaaaaaattattttactattttagtgattttataattaaaatttattaaatttaattttaaattattttttaatattctcttGCTGATATATTTAGATAAGTCATTTTCTCACTCATCTCAACACTGACGCCAAATAAACCCTGCATCGCTGTGACATTTTATGCCTTTCTCTTTTCTTCTAGTCCCTAGAGAACTActgattttaattcaaatttaCCAGCAATCAAAGTTGACAAAAGAAAATCTGCACTACGTGGAACTTCTTTGATCTAGCTAGGATATAAAAACAAATGCAGAGATACATAAATGGAATTTGCATTTTAACAAGCCTGGAAATGATGAAAATAGCAGCAAATCTATACTGTAGGTGTCCTAATTTTATAGGAAGGAAGCTTAACAACAGCGACAACAACGATTACAAGAACCACAACAACAACAAAAACAAGAAGAGCAACGACGAAAACAGGAAGAACAACTCCTCCTTGGATGACATGAAGTGCAGTTACGAGGGTCGCATGAAGTACAactgaaaggatgaaaagaacaAGAACGACACGGACAACACGAAGAACAAAGACATGGGCAACATGAAGTAGAAAAACTACATGGGTTACAAGAACAACCGCACGGGTGACAGGAAGAACAACTACAAGGGTGACAGGAAGAACAACTACATGTGTGACAGGAAGAACAACTACAGGGGTGACAATTAGAACAACATGACGGACGACATGAAGAACAGTTGCAAGGGTGACATGAAGAGCAGCTACAAGAGTGATATGAAGAACAATTACAAGAGTGACATGAAGAACAACTCCATGAACAACATGAAAAGCAATGAAAACAGCTACCAGAAGTTGATTTCATAATTGCTTTGGAAGTTGGTGTTGATTCAGGTAGATGTGGTGGCTGCAGAGGCTGACTCTTAGCAAATCCCTTTGGATTAGTTTTTACCCCAGCTTCCAAACTGCAcagaaattaaattttgatgagCTTATATTATGCAACTAAAATTGAATTTTAATGGACATGATAGGTAAAGAACCACGAAGCGTTTGTGAACTCAAATGGATGTACAATTAACAAAATAGCACAGAATTTACTATTTGTCCTAAAAAAGTTTGACAAACAGCTTGTAAATGAAAGGGTACTGTTGGAGTTGATGAGATTTAGTAGGTAAAAATATATGTGTACAAGTAAAGAAACAGCCATACCCAAGCATGGTGCAAGTATGGGCTATGTTAACTAAAGAAAGCATTCTTTCCATATAAAAGGAAGAGAATGCTGCTGCTGGAAAGAGCGAGAATTGCTGCTGGAAATAGAGAGTGCAGAGAGAACTTGAAAGGGTTGAAGAGAGAGTTTGAGAGATCTAGCAAAATgagggaaaaaaaagaaagaaaaaagcttTAAATTTGTGTTTGCAAATCCTCTGTTTTTAGCAATGAATTTATGTCTTTTCTCTTCTACTTGTTATAGCATAAATATGTTCTTAGTTTTTCTTCCTTCAAATCCAACAGGTACGAGCATGGAGAGAGAAGCGTACGTGGGGGAAGGACGACAACACCAGCACCAACACGATCTTTTGGGTCCACAGTTCAAACAGTAGCAGAACGAACAGCTACAATTGGAGCAGTAGCAGCTTGGCCAGGTACAATAGCGGAATGCCCGGCTACAATTAGAATAGTAGCAAGACGGACATGCACACTTCTTGTTTCTGCAGCAGACAAAGGTATATTCCTAAATTGACAATGCACTGGACTTGGAGTTTCCatttaattatgtatatatacTTTTGGGGAGTAAATAAATATCTCTTGTTTACATTCACAATTACACAACACCCAATCCAGGCATCTCTGTCAATTTGGAATAACACAAATGTCTGCAGACTAAGTGTGCATGTATGTGCAtgtaaattaaagataaaaatgtTTCTTTCGATCCTTCTACCTATATGCCTAAGTATATGAAAAGCTTCTGCAGATTGAGAATGGCAACTAACTTACACTGGAAACGCCAAAGGGTGATTGCTTTCTTCACTTTCATCTGATTTTTTGGATTTCCATTCAACAGTTATAGTTTTTTTGTTTCTCTCGCTTGTATCTTCAACACCATCTGGCTTGGTTGCGTCCTTGGAGGTTGTCCCATCTGCTACACAACTTTCACTCTTCTTTGTTTCAATAGTTTCTTCTCTTGTTTCCTCCATAGGGATTGAAGGCCGATTTGCCACTGAAATCCTATTTTCTGTATCTGCCACTGGAACAGAAGGGGATGGGCTAAATTGGAATTCTACTTCTCCAGGCTTGCTAAACTCCATCGATAAAAGACGATCTCTGGAGAAACTAGTCCCTAATTGAAGGCTAAACAAAGACTCATTAGAAGCATTGCTCCATTCAACTGGTTTTGTCTGGTTTGTTTCAAATATAGCGGATGGAATCCTGCAAGGATCATAtccttctcctcctcctcctcctcttgaTCGTTCCATCACTTGCATTGGAGGAGATTGCATCATCGAAGCTACGTGCAAATGATAGGATTCAGGGATGAAATCAGGAACAGGAAATGTTATTGATTGACCAACAGAGCTATTTTCAGACCCTCTTGATTTGGAAGACTCGTGATGCTGCGAATTCCCCTTTTTTTCATCTTTTAATGCTGGCAAAGAACTACTGCTCCTTCTGGGTTCCTTACAATTTTTCCCAGCTAAAGGCAAGACATCATCTGGCGGTGAAGTTGATGAAGAAGATTCATtaacagcagcagcagcaggagGAGGAGAAGCATTTGAATTCGACTCTGACTTCTTACTACTTTCTTTTGCAGGTGTTGTCTTCTCCAAATATTCATTGCTTCCAAACAGAACACTACGTTTTGGATTTTTCTCAACAACATCTACATTACTTGCTCCGTTCCCATCATTAACATTGACATTTGCATTTGATTTTGATCGCTTACGGCTTCTGTTCCCACGTTCCAAGCCCATTTAAGCTGAAAACAAGAACAACCCAAttcaattttcccttttttttcctCACAATTCTCACCCATAATTTGTGATCTTCAATTCAATGCCATGCAACGAAAtattcaaaaataaataaataaataaaaagcagAGCAGGTCATTAACTTACCTTTATGCCGCCAGATGATCTTGATCGGTGTGAAATATGATCGCCGGAATAGCACCGGCGATCCACAACTCCTTTTCTCCTATAGTATTTGAATTCTAAACCTCCTCAATCTATCATGCACTCAAACGATATTTTAACCAAATGAAACgatcaaaatttattaaatagaaacTCAGTTCTCAACTGAAAATCCTGAATTTCTGTTTTTTTTCAAAtgggaaataaaaataataaagggaAATGAAAAATAGAGTTAAAAATCTAATCAAGGAGATCAACATGTATGTTTTTTTAATAAgtggtttttatttatttattttgggtgTTTTTCATGTTTATGTCTAATTTTGGCTTTGCAAAATGAATGAAAAGCTATTGTGTAATGAGGACAATACTCATAGTGGGAACCATAAATTTGGAATAATCTACAAAAACAGCAACTTTTGACTGTCAATGAAAAAGAgataataataacaaagaaaaaaaaaaaaggaagataaAGAAAGACACGGATACAGCGAGTTTCAccgattaaatatataaattttatatatttttatatttattcatggtggattgaataaatacaagaatttatatatatatatatatatattttaactcaTTATATTTCATTGTGTATAGGTCTAGACAAGGAAAATGCTTCTAATCAGTAAATTTTTATCTATATATACTTCACTATTgatttaagatataaatatataggactcatatatttaataggtaATTCTCACTATACATCATATGCCTCGAGTTTATGATAAATCGGATATATGCAATTGAATTTTAGCTTAAATTAACTCATTATTTACTTCTATTATAATTTTTTGTGGATTTTAATTTTGTTCTTAAGTTTACACTatcaaaattatttataattttgaatttGATCTTGGAAACCAATATTATACTATCTTTGTTCTCCAAGTACTTGTCATTGTTACAGTTTGCATATTGTATTCATTTGTTTGCATGAGATTTGATAGTGATCTTATTGCATTTAGGCTGGAGATATGGCACAAATGTTTCAAGTCACTACTGGTAAGAATAATGTTGATAGGTTTTGCATGTGCTTTATGGTTTAGAACCTTTTTCAACCCACACCCAATATTAATAAGTGTATATTAGAGATTTTTCTTATTTAGACCGATTCATCGTAGATTCAAGACACAAGATGTATGGTGAGATTCACCTATTAAATATATAGGTCCTACATgtttatattttgaatttatgaTGGATCAGATTTAAGTAAGAATTTTTCATATATTAGAAATATTAACAAGTTTAGTATTTTGTTTGTCATGATAGTGATACATAATTTAAGAGATACACATAAATTGCTTTCTGATTGTATGTAATGTACTTAAATCATTCTACCTCTTCTTGTATTAACCATTGATGGGTGAAAAGATAAAGGATTTTGGATTTTTCTTATCTATATTCGATCAACTataaatctaaaatataaatatgtcaGACTTATGTATTTAATAAGTGTGTCCTATCATATATCTTATGTCTTGAATTCATGTTATATCAGGTTTAGGCAAGAGTTTCTTGATACCTAAAGCTATGGCATGTAAGTAATTAAGGCTAAAACATAACTCATCTAGTTACACAGGTGTCCCATTATTGAACACATTTTCCAAAAGACAAAAGTTCCTCTCAATTCATAGTATTATAGAAGAGAAATTACATGAAAGTTTAACAAGCAAAATAACTTACAAACTAGGGGTGAACATTCGATTCAAATTGAATCATTATGTATTTTAGAAACTGAACCAAATTGAAATaggtgaaaaatcaaatcgaatcgaactgctTTATTTCTGTTCGATTAGGTTTAAAATGATAGGTTatgaattttacttaatttttaatttaaaattgattttaaatttatttggtctaattttgactttgatttgaacctaataacaattaattaatgaaattaaataattaatatatatatataattaaatataattcataaatttttcataaaaataaataaattgaaaaatcgattctgttcgatttgaatatataaattaccattcggttcggttcagtttaatttttctcttcaaaattgaacggaaccgaaataaccgaaatttttataatgtaaaaccgaaccaaacccaACCGATTGAATTTAAAACCGAATTGATTGAACCAAATTGactcggttcgatttgatttttaatttgaaccgaaatctgctcacccttaCTACAAACTAACTGAATTTTGCCATTGTATGCTAGCAATTTTcataattcttgaataaaatgctAAAGTACAGAGACCTCCAAAAAAAGAAACAAGTAAACTAAAAATGAACCTAAAACTATTAGGATATATGCAAATGATGAATCATTAATGTTATAATGGGCCAATGGTTGTATCTCTATTGTGTATACCATTTCTAATAGAAACCCTCAGGTGACATTTTTACCAAACAAATTCATCTACATATTTAGAACAAACTACTCACTTAATTATCATCTTGAGCCATTGAGAACAAGGCATGATAATTTGCCCCCACAAAAGAATCAGTACAAGCTGTGGTTGGTGACATTGCAGCCTCAAGTATGGCAAAGAAATGGTCACTAGTCCCTACTTTACACTTCCGCCCTGAATTAGTTGTGTGGCAAGCTTATAAGTTTTAGTATCTATTTAGCATTGAGTTTGGAGGACccaaattatttttttgaataaaagtattattttagatattactgAAAAAACAGTTTGAAAAAACTTGTTTTGTTATTTgattaaaacttatcaaatttaattttaaattattttttaatactttttaattaatatatttaaaaaaataattttctcaataataattttaacaataatgtCAAACAGGTCCTTAATAAACTTTGTTGGATTGTTATTGTCACTACAGGCACAAACCTAAATCCAAACACAAAAAATAAACAATTCTTGTTGTAAGAATCCGAAATCAAACCCATATTTGGTGTTGAGACTTAGGTCAATATAAGTCCGTTGAAACCTACAAGAAGTATAACATGCATTTTAACTTTTCTTAGGACACATACATAATAAAAtactttaaataatttaaaacataaaataaataatttattttatttaaaaaatattaaatatcaaGCATAACAAAACTGAA carries:
- the LOC131168816 gene encoding uncharacterized protein LOC131168816 — translated: MGLERGNRSRKRSKSNANVNVNDGNGASNVDVVEKNPKRSVLFGSNEYLEKTTPAKESSKKSESNSNASPPPAAAAVNESSSSTSPPDDVLPLAGKNCKEPRRSSSSLPALKDEKKGNSQHHESSKSRGSENSSVGQSITFPVPDFIPESYHLHVASMMQSPPMQVMERSRGGGGGEGYDPCRIPSAIFETNQTKPVEWSNASNESLFSLQLGTSFSRDRLLSMEFSKPGEVEFQFSPSPSVPVADTENRISVANRPSIPMEETREETIETKKSESCVADGTTSKDATKPDGVEDTSERNKKTITVEWKSKKSDESEESNHPLAFPVNKKCACPSCYYSNCSRAFRYCTWPSCYCSNCSCSFCYCLNCGPKRSCWCWCCRPSPTLEAGVKTNPKGFAKSQPLQPPHLPESTPTSKAIMKSTSGSCFHCFSCCSWSCSSCHSCNCSSYHSCSCSSCHPCNFVLPVTHVVVLPVTLVVVLPVTRAVVLVTHVVFLLHVAHVFVLRVVRVVLVLFILSVVLHATLVTALHVIQGGVVLPVFVVALLVFVVVVVLVIVVVAVVKLPSYKIRTPTV